The segment TGAGGACTCCGGGCCGACTCAAATGGAACCCACGTTAATAGCCCTGATGGGGCATAACATGCGTCACATTAGTATACAATCGAATCGTGAATATCAGGAACACGAACTGAAATATTAGAAACAAGGCCGTAAAAGTAAGAAACAAGGCCGTAAAAGTAAGAAACAAGGCCGTAAAAGTAAGAAACAAGGCCGTAAAAGTAAGGAACAAGGCCGTAAAAGTAAGGAACAAGGCCGTAAAAGTAAGGAACAAGGCCGTAAAAGTAAGGAACAAGGCCGTAAAAGTAAGGAACAAGGCCGTAAAAGTAAGGAACAAGGCCGTAAAAGTAAGGAACAAG is part of the Chitinispirillum alkaliphilum genome and harbors:
- a CDS encoding Alkaline phosphatase; its protein translation is MTAKSGLVPNFYGLVPNFYGFVPNFYGFVPNFYGFVPNFYGFVPNFYGLVPYFYGLVPYFYGLVPYFYGLVPYFYGLVPYFYGLVPYFYGLVPYFYGLVPYFYGLVPYFYGLVPYFYGLVPYFYGLVPYFYGLVPYFYGLVSYFYGLVSYFYGLVSYFYGLVSNISVRVPDIHDSIVY